The following are encoded together in the Streptomyces sp. NBC_00358 genome:
- a CDS encoding phosphotransferase — MRTGRLLGSGRSADVYEMDEAWVLRRDRAGWGDATAEAAVMQHVRSHGYPVPRVRAATRGDLVMERLSGPTMLEAFGQGLLSAQEAGLTLARLLRKLHTVPARLSADPAVRVLHLDLHPDNVMLTPDGPKVIDWSNAEEGPPGLDWAMSAVILAQVAVGGETIGGVAEEVLEALLDGNEDQVTEEGLGEAGRRRAVNPTMSVQEVEVLGEADALIRELLR; from the coding sequence ATGCGAACGGGGAGACTGCTCGGCTCGGGGCGTTCGGCGGACGTCTACGAGATGGACGAGGCGTGGGTGCTGCGGCGGGACCGCGCCGGCTGGGGCGACGCGACGGCCGAGGCGGCGGTGATGCAGCACGTGCGCTCGCACGGCTATCCGGTGCCGCGGGTGCGGGCGGCGACCCGCGGCGATCTGGTCATGGAGCGGCTGTCCGGGCCGACCATGCTGGAGGCCTTCGGCCAGGGCCTGCTCTCCGCGCAGGAGGCGGGCCTCACCCTGGCCCGGCTGCTGCGCAAGCTGCACACCGTGCCCGCCCGGCTGTCCGCCGACCCCGCCGTCCGCGTCCTGCACCTGGATCTGCACCCCGACAACGTGATGCTCACCCCGGACGGGCCGAAGGTCATCGACTGGTCCAACGCCGAGGAGGGTCCGCCCGGCCTCGACTGGGCCATGTCCGCGGTGATCCTCGCCCAGGTCGCCGTCGGCGGCGAGACGATCGGGGGCGTGGCCGAGGAGGTACTGGAGGCGCTGCTCGACGGGAACGAGGACCAGGTGACCGAGGAGGGGCTCGGGGAGGCGGGGCGACGCCGGGCGGTCAATCCGACGATGAGTGTCCAGGAGGTCGAAGTCCTGGGCGAGGCGGACGCGTTGATCCGCGAACTGCTGCGCTGA